A single window of Nicotiana sylvestris chromosome 3, ASM39365v2, whole genome shotgun sequence DNA harbors:
- the LOC104239366 gene encoding uncharacterized protein — protein MESGEVVVEEAKRRCKALKHRISTLSTTTQSSWKTTLLRLINSELSFLNRVNSSPLKLSTNIGYLESVVHVFQHPLITSVSRVCKPISISSKVPQQSIYVDIICSFNGNPVWFIVSDRNPRYISWQDSEKTKNNKGLRNRIVHLMVAAEESCVTVRPCSIILFFSNGLQSCIIEKLKYEFGATTDLGFGFSDFDCEFYDDLEDGDWVSVLGKSFEKACVLEIKIGSFSPINKDGQILADQSGNLEKVHIKDVSYDVNLGESFIALVSALRSWSPFDVEEAELVNFDTTALVAIVSGISNGGIDRILATPESELRNRFKGNYEFMIGQVNSEMEKPIHKELMPVILQKRGIICESVCSEFQELVSMCGGPNEKSRAKHFLNHLRVVPDCPSERLMSLPTTRKLALKNKVVFGTGDYWHAPTITANMAFVRAVSQTGMSLFTIEHRPRALVGD, from the exons ATGGAAAGCGGCGAAGTGGTAGTGGAAGAGGCCAAGAGGAGATGTAAGGCCCTCAAACATCGAATTTCAACCTTGTCAACTACTACTCAATCCTCATGGAAAACTACCCTTTTAAGGCTAATCAATTCTGAGCTATCTTTCCTCAACCGCGTTAACAGCTCACCTCTCAAACTCAGCACCAACATTGGATATCTCGAATCCGTCGTTCACGTTTTCCAACACCCACTAATAACATCCGTTTCACGAGTCTGCAAACCCATTTCGATTTCATCCAAAGTTCCACAGCAAAGCATTTACGTCGACATAATTTGTTCTTTTAATGGAAACCCAGTTTGGTTCATAGTATCCGACAGAAATCCCAGGTACATTTCTTGGCAAGATTCGGAGAAAACGAAGAATAACAAAGGGTTAAGAAACAGAATTGTTCACCTCATGGTTGCTGCCGAAGAGTCGTGCGTTACAGTGAGGCCTTGTTCTATTATACTTTTCTTCTCAAATGGGCTTCAAAGTTGCATTATTGAGAAGCTGAAATATGAATTTGGAGCTACTACTGATCTGGGGTTTGGATTTTCTGATTTTGATTGTGAGTTTTATGATGATTTAGAGGATGGGGATTGGGTAAGTGTACTAGGAAAGTCTTTTGAAAAGGcatgtgttttagaaataaaGATTGGTTCTTTTTCTCCTATTAATAAAGATGGACAAATATTAGCAGACCAATCTGGGAATTTAGAGAAGGTGCATATTAAGGATGTTAGCTATGACGTAAATTTGGGTGAATCTTTTATTGCTCTTGTGTCAGCATTGAGGAGTTGGTCCCCTTTTGATGTTGAAGAAGCTGAATTGGTTAATTTTGATACGACAGCACTGGTTGCTATAGTGTCCGGGATTAGTAATGGAGGTATTGATCGGATTCTTGCTACACCAGAGAGTGAGTTGAGGAATCGGTTCAAGGGCAATTATGAGTTCATGATTGGACAG GTGAATTCTGAAATGGAAAAGCCAATCCACAAGGAGCTGATGCCTGTAATATTGCAAAAGAGAGGCATAATTTGTGAAAGTGTTTGTTCAGAATTTCAGGAGCTTGTTTCAATGTGTGGTGGGCCTAATGAGAAGTCTAGAGCCAAGCACTTTCTGAATCATCTTAG GGTTGTACCAGATTGCCCGTCAGAACGGCTGATGAGCCTTCCAACAACCAGAAAACTGGCGTTAAAAAACAAGGTTGTTTTTGGGACCGGTGATTACTGGCATGCTCCTACTATAACTGCAAACATGGCATTTGTTAGAGCTGTTTCACAGACAGGAATGTCCCTGTTTACTATAGAGCATAGACCACGAGCCTTGGTTGGCGATTAG
- the LOC104239368 gene encoding NDR1/HIN1-like protein 6 — protein sequence MTENQRIHPVVDMEAPPAPAPAPAPTRPLVPRVSFKSEKGDPSQLQQPITNQPFTRTVPVMYPRPHNKKRSCFCKCICWTISLIILLLIIIAAIGGILYLVFKPKIPQYSVDNLRISDLRLNFDMSLYARFNVRITAVNPNKKIGIYYEKGSRLSVWYKNTQLCQGSIPKFYQGHQNKTVLDVALTGQSQYGNTLMSAIQEAAQTGRIPLDLKIKVPVSVKLGKLKLRKVKILGDCLLIVDSLSANSLVRIKASTCKFGLKL from the coding sequence ATGACAGAAAATCAGAGGATACATCCAGTTGTGGACATGGAAGCACCACCAGCACCAGCACCAGCACCAGCACCAACACGTCCATTAGTGCCACGAGTCTCGTTTAAATCAGAAAAAGGCGATCCATCGCAGCTTCAACAGCCAATAACTAACCAGCCATTTACACGTACTGTTCCTGTAATGTATCCAAGACCACATAATAAGAAGAGAAGTTGCTTTTGCAAATGCATTTGCTGGACAATTAGCCTTATCATACTCCTACTTATCATTATTGCAGCAATTGGTGGCATTCTTTACCTTGTTTTCAAACCAAAGATACCTCAGTACTCTGTGGATAACCTCAGAATATCAGACTTAAGGCTCAATTTTGACATGAGCTTATATGCTAGATTTAATGTAAGAATCACCGCTGTCAATCCCAACAAGAAAATTGGTATCTACTATGAGAAAGGAAGTCGTTTGAGCGTGTGGTACAAGAATACACAGCTATGTCAAGGGTCTATTCCAAAGTTCTATCAAGGTCATCAGAATAAAACAGTACTCGATGTGGCCTTAACTGGGCAATCACAGTATGGTAATACATTGATGTCTGCAATTCAAGAGGCAGCACAAACTGGAAGAATACCATTAGATCTTAAGATTAAAGTTCCAGTTAGTGTTAAACTTGGGAAGCTTAAGTTAAGAAAGGTGAAGATATTGGGAGATTGCTTGCTGATTGTTGACAGCCTCTCTGCTAATAGTTTGGTCCGAATTAAGGCCAGTACTTGTAAGTTTGGATTGAAGCTCTAA
- the LOC104239369 gene encoding uncharacterized protein produces the protein MPRRRGKPRAKREVEKDANQEEHQVEKEDDIFKQEAERQSAAIRAIRDVEIEQLRTMMRLLRSNFSNEQLQLPVMQFFEENFPNLAIVRKEKHDQYEVQWKDDDGNLSMDQFDGRNLHTSLLHKLSTVYPDCSSAMPLFGGFEFSNKSVKTAFCGAENLQIKGFVLEEPSDTQMLELADTIQTPGAYSNRLSVGMTPKTLRLPKPGEMLLSVHGSPLGVYKEDNMEAIHESEDGGNDSA, from the exons ATGCCAAGGCGGAGAGGAAAACCTCGCGCAAAAAGGGAGGTTGAAAAGGATGCTAATCAAGAGGAACATCAAGTGGAAAAGGAAGATGATATATTCAAGCAGGAAG CTGAACGTCAAAGTGCTGCTATCAGGGCTATTCGTGATGTGGAGATTGAACAGTTACGAACTATGATGCGATTGCTACGATCAAATTTTAGTAATGAACAACTTCAACTTCCAGTAATGCAATTTTTTGAGGAAAATTTTCCAAACCTGGCTATTGTAAGGAAGGAGAAACATGACCAATATGAAGTGCAATGGAAAGACGATGATGGTAATTTAAGCATGGACCAGTTTGATGGAAGGAATCTACATACTTCTCTTCTTCATAAACTGTCCACAGTGTATCCTGATTGCTCCAGTGCCATGCCATTATTTGGTGGATTTGAATTCTCAAATAAATCTG TTAAAACAGCCTTTTGTGGTGCCGAAAACCTGCAGATCAAGGGATTT GTCTTGGAAGAGCCATCTGATACCCAAATGCTTGAGCTGGCGGATACTATTCAGACACCTGGT GCATATAGTAACAGATTGTCTGTTGGGATGACTCCCAAAACTTTAAGGCTGCCTAAGCCTGGGGAAATGCTTCTATCTGTCCACGGCTCTCCTCTTGGTGTTTACAAAGAAGACAACATGGAAGCAATACATG AGTCGGAAGATGGAGGAAATGACTCTGCGTAA
- the LOC104239370 gene encoding phytochrome-associated serine/threonine-protein phosphatase 3, with protein sequence MDLDQWITKVKEGQHLAEDELQLLCEYVKEILIEESNVQPVNSPVTVCGDIHGQFHDLMKLFQTGGHVPETNYIFMGDFVDRGYNSLEVFTILLLLKARYPANITLLRGNHESRQLTQVYGFYDECQRKYGNANAWRYCTDVFDYLTLSAIIDGTVLCVHGGLSPDVRTIDQIRVIERNCEIPHEGPFCDLMWSDPEDIETWAVSPRGAGWLFGSRVTTEFNHINKLDLVCRAHQLVQEGLKYMFQDKGLVTVWSAPNYCYRCGNVASILSFNENMEREVKFFSETEENNQMRGPRTGVPYFL encoded by the exons ATGGATTTGGATCAGTGGATAACGAAGGTGAAAGAGGGGCAGCACTTGGCAGAAGACGAGCTTCAGCTCCTTTGTGAATAT GTTAAGGAAATCCTGATAGAGGAGTCAAATGTGCAACCCGTTAATAGTCCTGTTACTGTTTGTGGAGACATCCATGGCCAGTTTCATGATCTAATGAAACTCTTTCAGACTGGAGGTCATGTACCTGAGACGAATTACATTTTCATG GGAGATTTTGTTGATCGTGGATACAATAGTCTAGAAGTTTTTACAATTTTGTTGCTCCTTAAAGCAAG GTACCCAGCCAACATTACTCTGTTACGTGGAAATCACGAGAGCAGGCAACTAACACAG GTCTATGGATTCTATGATGAATGCCAAAGGAAGTATGGAAATGCAAATGCTTGGCGGTACTGCACCGATGTTTTTGACTATCTTACTCTCTCGGCAATCATAGACGGAACA GTATTATGTGTCCACGGTGGACTTTCTCCTGATGTTAGAACTATTGATCAG ATCAGAGTCATTGAACGTAATTGCGAAATTCCCCATGAAGGGCCTTTCTGCGACCTTATGTGGAGTGACCCCGAAGATATTGAAACATGGGCAGTAAGTCCTCGAGGAGCAGGTTGGCTTTTTGGATCCAGGGTTACCACTGAG tttaatcacattaataaactGGATCTAGTTTGCCGAGCTCACCAACTCGTCCAGGAAGGTTTGAAGTACATGTTTCAGGATAAAGGACTGGTGACA GTCTGGTCTGCTCCCAACTATTGTTACCGATGTGGAAATGTAGCTTCAATATTGAGCTTCAATGAGAATATG GAGAGAGAGGTAAAGTTCTTCTCTGAAACAGAAGAAAACAACCAGATGAGAGGTCCCAGGACTGGAGTACCCTATTTCTTATGA